The Athene noctua chromosome 15, bAthNoc1.hap1.1, whole genome shotgun sequence genome contains a region encoding:
- the SOCS1 gene encoding suppressor of cytokine signaling 1, giving the protein MVAHSKVSADNAVAADPRRLLDPPARDRSQARGYHGPGRPSTVQAQSNTHFRTFRSQADFSSITRASSLLDACGFYWGPLTVSAAHEKLKSEPEGTFLIRDSTQKNCFFAISVKTATGPTSIRINFQTGRFSLDGSKETFDCLFKLLEHYLNSPRKVLVTPLRKVRVQPLQELCRKSIVKTFGRENLNQIPLNPVLKDYLKSFPFQI; this is encoded by the coding sequence ATGGTAGCGCACAGCAAGGTGTCAGCAGATAATGCAGTTGCAGCAGACCCGAGACGTCTACTTGACCCTCCAGCACGGGATCGTTCACAGGCTCGAGGCTACCACGGCCCAGGCCGGCCCAGCACTGTGCAGGCGCAGAGCAACACGCACTTCCGAACCTTTCGCTCGCAAGCGGATTTTAGTAGCATCACTCGAGCAAGCAGCCTGCTGGATGCCTGTGGCTTCTACTGGGGACCTCTGACTGTCAGTGCTGCCCACGAGAAGCTGAAATCTGAGCCTGAGGGCACCTTCCTCATCAGGGACAGCACACAAAAGAATTGCTTCTTTGCCATCAGTGTTAAGACTGCGACTGGGCCCACCAGCATCCGGATAAATTTTCAGACTGGCCGATTCAGCCTGGATGGCAGCAAAGAGACTTTTGACTGTCTTTTTAAGCTGCTGGAACATTACCTAAACTCGCCGAGGAAGGTACTGGTTACCCCCCTGCGCAAAGTCCGCGTGCAGCCCTTGCAGGAGCTCTGCCGGAAGAGCATTGTGAAGACGTTTGGAAGAGAGAACTTAAACCAGATTCCTCTCAATCCTGTTTTAAAGGACTATCTGAAATCCTTCCCATTTCAGATATAA